One window from the genome of Mauremys mutica isolate MM-2020 ecotype Southern chromosome 4, ASM2049712v1, whole genome shotgun sequence encodes:
- the LOC123369087 gene encoding olfactory receptor 1052-like, with protein MTWSNCTEATEFIFSGFTDRPEFQITLFVVFLVIYAVTLLGNLGMIILIRLDSQLHVPMYFFLSNLAFVDFWYSTFITPKFLADLIAERKIISYAACVCQYCFVSFFGVTESFLLSVMAYDRYVAICNPLLYTALMSPRLCVQLVAGSFLAGFLNGMIQTITTLKLSFCGPNVIDLFFCDISPLLSLSCSDTTIYHMILLAVACVTGVFTSLIILISYVFILSTILKIRSTEGKRKGFNTCTSHLTVVTIFYGTALFIYMQPNPKHSRGQEKVVSVFYTMVTPMLNPLIYSLRNKEVKNALKRVIEMSFFP; from the coding sequence ATGACCTGGTCAAATTGCACTGAAGCAACAGAATTCATTTTCTCAGGATTCACAGATCGTCCAGAGTTTCAGATCACCCTCTTTGTGGTGTTCCTAGTGATCTACGCAGTCACCCTGCTGGGGAATCTTGGGATGATCATACTAATCAGGCTGGATTCTCAGCTACACGTtcccatgtactttttcctcagtAATTTGGCTTTTGTAGATTTCTGGTATTCCACATTCATTACTCCCAAGTTCTTAGCTGACCTGATAGCAGAGAGAAAAATCATATCTTATGCTGCATGTGTATGTCAATACTGTTTTGTCAGTTTCTTTGGGGTTACTGAGTCTTTCCTCCTGTCTGTTATGGCATACGACCGTTACGTGGCCATCTGTAACCCACTGCTTTATACAGCTCTCATGTCCCCGAGACTCTGTGTCCAGCTGGTGGCTGGGTCATTCCTAGCTGGGTTTCTAAATGGAATGATCCAAACTATTACCACATTAAAATTATCCTTCTGTGGCCCCAATGTCATTGACCTGTTCTTCTGTGACATCTCCCCACTGTTATCACTCTCCTGCTCCGATACCACCATCTATCACATGATCCTTTTGGCCGTGGCTTGTGTGACTGGGGTGTTCACCAGCCTGATTATCCTCATCTCCTATGTTTTCATCCTCTCCACCATCCTGAAGATCAGGTCCACCGAGGGGAAGCGCAAAGGGTTCAACACCTGCACCTCCCACTTGACGGTCGTCACCATATTCTATGGCACTGCTCTATTTATCTATATGCAgcccaaccccaaacattcaCGGGGTCAGGAAAAAGTGGTCTCAGTGTTCTATACGATGGTAACCCCCATGTTGAACCCCttgatctacagcctgaggaacaaagaggtgAAGAATGCTTTGAAAAGGGTCATAGAAATGAGTTTTTTTCCCTGA